The Neorhodopirellula lusitana genome contains a region encoding:
- a CDS encoding arylsulfatase produces MALLGTSAVSAADESKSEKPNIVIIWGDDIGRSNISAYTHGVMGYQTPNIDRVAREGMMFTDYYAEQSCTAGRASFIMGQHGMRTGLTKVGLPGADLGMQVEDPTIAGLLKNHGYATGQFGKNHLGDRDEMLPTNHGFDEFYGNLYHLNAEEEPEHRDYPKDPEFRKKYGPRGVLHSFADGKIEDTGPLTRKRMETVDDDVADRAADFIERQSKADKPFFVWVNFTHMHFRTHVKPESVGQSGRWMSEYADAMIDHDKNVGTVLDKLDELGLDDNTFVMYSTDNGPHLNSWPDSAMTPFRNEKNSNWEGAYRVPAMVRYPGKIKPGTISNEIVSHLDWLPTFLAMAGEPDVKEKLLKGHKAIGRDYKVHLDGYNLLPYLTGEEEEGPRESFYYANDDQQLTALRYDNWKLVFLEQRATGTLRVWSEPFTSLRLPKIFNLRGDPYERADITSNSYYDWLIDRAFLLVPAQDYVGKFLMTFKEFPARQKAASFNLDEIMAKLEDGAASK; encoded by the coding sequence ATGGCATTGTTGGGCACATCAGCTGTCAGCGCTGCTGATGAATCTAAGTCCGAAAAACCCAATATCGTCATCATTTGGGGTGATGACATCGGGCGATCCAATATCAGTGCTTATACGCACGGCGTGATGGGTTACCAGACTCCGAATATTGATCGCGTCGCTCGCGAAGGAATGATGTTCACGGATTACTATGCGGAGCAAAGTTGCACCGCTGGACGTGCTAGTTTCATCATGGGCCAGCACGGTATGCGTACCGGTCTAACCAAGGTGGGTTTGCCGGGTGCCGATCTGGGCATGCAGGTCGAAGATCCGACGATTGCAGGCTTGTTGAAGAATCACGGTTACGCGACCGGTCAGTTCGGTAAGAATCACCTTGGCGACCGTGATGAAATGCTGCCGACGAACCATGGCTTCGACGAGTTCTACGGCAACCTGTATCACCTCAATGCGGAAGAAGAGCCCGAGCATCGCGACTATCCAAAGGATCCCGAGTTTCGCAAGAAATACGGTCCGCGTGGTGTCTTGCATAGCTTTGCCGACGGCAAGATCGAAGACACCGGGCCGCTGACTCGTAAGCGCATGGAAACGGTCGACGATGACGTCGCGGACCGTGCGGCCGATTTCATCGAGCGTCAATCAAAGGCTGACAAGCCCTTCTTCGTGTGGGTGAACTTCACGCACATGCACTTCCGCACCCACGTTAAACCCGAAAGCGTTGGCCAATCGGGACGTTGGATGTCGGAATACGCCGACGCCATGATTGACCACGACAAGAATGTCGGCACCGTCTTGGACAAGCTCGACGAACTGGGGCTCGATGACAATACCTTCGTCATGTACAGCACCGACAACGGCCCGCACCTGAACAGTTGGCCCGATTCCGCGATGACGCCGTTCCGCAATGAGAAGAACAGCAACTGGGAAGGCGCTTACCGCGTCCCAGCGATGGTTCGCTACCCAGGCAAGATCAAGCCTGGCACAATTTCCAACGAAATTGTTTCGCACTTGGATTGGTTGCCAACCTTCTTGGCGATGGCTGGTGAGCCGGATGTGAAGGAGAAATTGCTGAAGGGTCACAAGGCGATTGGCCGTGACTACAAGGTTCACTTGGATGGCTACAATTTGTTGCCTTACCTGACAGGGGAAGAAGAGGAAGGACCACGTGAGTCGTTCTACTACGCCAATGATGATCAACAGCTAACCGCGCTACGATATGACAACTGGAAGCTGGTCTTCCTCGAGCAGCGTGCGACCGGAACTTTGCGAGTTTGGTCAGAGCCTTTCACCAGTTTGCGATTGCCGAAGATCTTTAACCTGCGTGGTGATCCCTACGAACGAGCCGACATCACGTCCAACAGCTACTACGACTGGTTGATAGACCGAGCGTTCCTGTTGGTGCCCGCTCAAGATTACGTCGGCAAGTTTTTGATGACATTCAAGGAATTCCCGGCTCGTCAAAAGGCGGCCAGCTTCAACCTGGACGAAATTATGGCGAAGCTGGAAGATGGCGCTGCAAGTAAGTAG
- a CDS encoding SHD1 domain-containing protein, translated as MTRAFLFLMFAASLVASPAVMARTWTSSSGDYSLEADAVAFNDHSVILKRSTGKLVSVQLDELSEQDRNFVKSKELGQQLSIDIEQMQTWTSKDGVSIRGRVLAYGKKDMTVVRQRGKEVVNGKPFDEFTPLHQRLILRILSELENQEFANEHELNKWAKTLEGQTKVYPLEGVLMQLESGDEIAVPFFLFGKKELDVLKPGWNAWSSAHADDVAKQNESLMMQTEARQYQQQQNQQQQESAQRQQIEILRLNMLAARTGLTSFWEVGLEPGPGVYGRRTSVMVTAQNSDIASQMVLSRYPGYRVFGVRRASR; from the coding sequence ATGACTCGCGCGTTTCTGTTTTTAATGTTCGCTGCTTCGCTAGTCGCGTCGCCTGCCGTGATGGCCCGAACCTGGACAAGTTCATCTGGCGATTATTCGTTGGAAGCGGATGCGGTTGCATTCAACGACCACAGTGTCATTTTGAAACGATCGACCGGAAAGTTGGTTTCGGTGCAGTTGGATGAACTATCGGAGCAAGATCGCAATTTCGTCAAATCCAAAGAACTCGGTCAACAGCTAAGCATTGATATTGAACAGATGCAGACCTGGACATCCAAAGACGGTGTCAGCATCCGCGGGCGAGTCTTAGCGTACGGCAAGAAGGACATGACCGTCGTTCGGCAGCGTGGTAAAGAAGTCGTCAACGGCAAGCCGTTTGATGAGTTCACGCCTTTGCATCAACGGTTAATCCTGAGAATCCTGTCAGAGCTTGAAAATCAGGAATTTGCCAACGAGCACGAATTGAACAAATGGGCCAAGACGCTCGAGGGGCAAACCAAGGTTTATCCACTGGAAGGTGTGTTGATGCAACTTGAGTCTGGCGATGAGATCGCTGTGCCATTCTTTTTGTTTGGAAAGAAAGAGCTGGATGTTCTTAAGCCCGGCTGGAACGCTTGGTCATCAGCCCACGCTGACGACGTCGCGAAGCAGAATGAAAGTCTGATGATGCAGACGGAGGCTAGGCAGTACCAGCAACAGCAAAACCAGCAGCAGCAAGAAAGTGCACAACGTCAGCAAATCGAAATTTTAAGACTCAACATGCTTGCCGCCCGAACTGGGTTGACCTCGTTTTGGGAAGTCGGTTTGGAGCCGGGGCCGGGTGTCTATGGTCGACGAACGAGCGTGATGGTCACCGCGCAAAATAGTGACATTGCGTCGCAAATGGTCTTGTCGCGTTACCCAGGCTATCGCGTCTTTGGCGTCCGCCGTGCGAGCCGCTAG
- a CDS encoding AAA family ATPase — protein MNPRESILELSRRMSASIIGQEEVVERLLLTLLCNGNALLEGLPGLAKTRAIKTLSENLQSDFSRIQFTPDLLPADITGSEMYLGENASERFQFQAGPIFANLVLADEINRSPAKVQAALLEAMEERQVTVAGKTHKMPALFMVLATQNPIEQEGTYPLPEAQMDRFLMHITMTYPDDASEKAIVRLVRRETSAATEQANPEIIPQNAIFQAREEIDAVSISDAMEDYLVALIAATRRPAELDADLARWIQVGASPRGSLALDKASRAYAWLQGEDHVTPDHLRAIVHDCLRHRLGLTYEAVAEGVTADDVITRIVNGVPVA, from the coding sequence ATGAATCCCCGCGAATCAATTCTTGAACTCAGTCGGCGAATGTCCGCCTCCATCATCGGCCAAGAAGAGGTGGTGGAGCGTCTTTTGCTGACTTTGCTTTGCAACGGCAATGCACTGTTGGAAGGCCTTCCCGGTTTGGCAAAAACGCGGGCGATTAAGACGCTTTCGGAAAACTTACAGTCGGATTTCAGTCGGATTCAGTTCACGCCGGACCTGCTTCCTGCGGATATCACGGGTTCGGAAATGTACTTGGGCGAAAACGCGTCCGAGCGATTTCAATTCCAGGCAGGCCCGATTTTTGCCAATCTTGTCTTGGCTGATGAGATCAACCGTTCGCCAGCCAAGGTGCAGGCGGCGCTGCTGGAAGCGATGGAAGAGCGGCAGGTCACCGTAGCCGGGAAGACCCATAAGATGCCTGCACTGTTTATGGTCTTGGCGACGCAGAATCCGATCGAACAGGAAGGCACGTATCCCTTGCCTGAGGCTCAGATGGATCGTTTTTTGATGCATATCACGATGACCTATCCGGATGATGCTTCCGAGAAAGCGATCGTCCGTTTGGTTCGCCGGGAAACGAGTGCGGCGACGGAGCAAGCTAATCCTGAAATCATCCCGCAAAATGCGATCTTTCAGGCGCGAGAAGAGATTGATGCGGTGTCGATTTCCGATGCAATGGAGGACTACTTGGTTGCCTTGATTGCAGCGACGCGCCGGCCTGCGGAACTTGACGCGGATTTGGCCCGCTGGATTCAGGTCGGTGCCAGTCCGCGAGGTTCGCTGGCATTGGACAAGGCGTCGCGAGCTTACGCGTGGTTGCAAGGCGAAGATCATGTTACCCCGGATCACCTACGGGCGATTGTTCACGACTGCCTGCGACATCGATTGGGTTTAACCTACGAAGCCGTTGCCGAAGGCGTCACAGCGGATGATGTCATCACGCGGATCGTCAATGGAGTTCCGGTTGCGTGA
- a CDS encoding DUF58 domain-containing protein, with the protein MSDGQSDDRVYVNLRGLSLLEHRIGGLSFLPRHPLQSLLSGRHASRIRGRGLNFEEIRNYQPGDDVRTIDWKVTARTRTPHARVFTEERDRPVLLLVDQRIGMFFGTQLYMKSVVAAQIAALSAWRVLDQGDRVGAIVFNDQKAEFIRPQRSRDCVSRVLRTLVDFNTALSASSTAKSNPAMLGNVFEQAARLASHDFLVIAISDFHGLDEGATRSLQRISQHNDLLAALVHDPSASALPSSERFVVSDGELQMELSGSKTTQRVEAITSGRIADVLALQQKLQSPVLPISTGEEVLPQLHRLLGVR; encoded by the coding sequence GTGAGTGATGGACAGTCCGATGATCGCGTCTATGTGAATTTGCGTGGGCTGTCGCTCTTGGAACACCGGATCGGTGGGCTCTCTTTTTTACCACGTCACCCGCTGCAAAGTTTGTTGTCGGGACGTCATGCCTCTCGGATCCGCGGTCGCGGTTTGAATTTCGAAGAGATTCGGAACTATCAGCCCGGTGACGACGTTCGTACGATTGACTGGAAAGTCACCGCCCGCACCCGCACACCGCACGCTCGCGTCTTCACCGAAGAACGTGATCGGCCGGTGTTGTTGTTGGTGGATCAACGCATTGGGATGTTCTTTGGCACGCAGTTGTACATGAAGTCGGTGGTTGCGGCACAAATCGCGGCTCTTTCAGCTTGGCGTGTGCTCGACCAGGGCGACCGTGTGGGGGCGATCGTGTTCAACGACCAGAAGGCTGAGTTCATTCGGCCCCAACGCAGTCGAGATTGCGTCTCGCGGGTGCTCCGAACCCTTGTTGATTTCAATACCGCGTTGTCAGCATCGTCCACCGCGAAATCGAATCCAGCGATGCTGGGCAATGTGTTCGAGCAGGCTGCTCGGTTAGCTTCGCATGATTTTTTAGTGATTGCGATCAGTGATTTTCATGGACTCGATGAGGGAGCGACTCGTTCGTTGCAACGCATTTCCCAGCACAATGATCTGCTGGCGGCACTTGTTCATGATCCCAGTGCATCGGCTTTGCCCAGCAGCGAGCGATTCGTGGTGAGTGATGGTGAATTGCAGATGGAGTTGTCGGGATCCAAGACAACGCAGCGTGTCGAGGCGATCACGTCGGGGCGGATTGCCGATGTCCTTGCGCTTCAGCAAAAGCTGCAGTCCCCCGTGCTGCCGATCAGTACCGGTGAAGAAGTGCTGCCGCAGTTGCATCGATTGTTGGGTGTGCGGTGA
- a CDS encoding DUF4381 domain-containing protein gives MQTPDPFSLNRLEDIVEPPPVPWWPPALGWYFVFAIVGLWTVWLAVNLWLRWQGNAYRRQGLLELRTVAQGDFAGLSTLLKRVALVAYSRDRVASLVGAEWTQFLTRTCRGTDFGSEPACRIGTASFEPGNAACGEAEWNRVTELTATWIREHVAEVTE, from the coding sequence ATGCAGACACCAGACCCTTTCAGCTTGAACCGATTGGAAGACATCGTTGAACCGCCGCCGGTTCCTTGGTGGCCGCCCGCGCTTGGTTGGTACTTTGTCTTTGCGATCGTAGGGCTATGGACGGTATGGTTGGCTGTCAACCTTTGGTTGCGCTGGCAGGGGAATGCCTACCGACGTCAGGGTTTGCTTGAACTGAGAACCGTGGCCCAGGGAGATTTCGCGGGGCTGTCGACGTTGTTAAAGCGTGTCGCCTTGGTCGCCTATTCGCGAGATCGGGTGGCTTCGCTGGTTGGTGCCGAATGGACGCAGTTTTTGACGAGGACGTGCCGTGGCACTGACTTTGGATCCGAGCCAGCCTGTCGTATCGGCACGGCGTCGTTTGAGCCAGGCAACGCCGCATGTGGCGAGGCAGAGTGGAACCGTGTGACCGAGTTAACAGCGACCTGGATTCGTGAACATGTTGCGGAGGTCACGGAATGA
- a CDS encoding VWA domain-containing protein yields the protein MIFAYPWLLALLPLPLLVRYFSPSHQEQRASIRVPMFDVLVEASGQTPASGAVIRRRSWMQAISYMVIWTLLVVAVARPQFLEPPITKQVPTRDLMLAIDLSGSMETQDFKNAAGEKVNRLAAVKEVLDEFLTRRDGDRVGMIVFGTGAFVQIPFTQDLDVCRQLLQETRVRMAGPQTSFGDAIGLAITVFERSELQDKVLIALTDGNDTGSRVPPSEAAKIAADQGIVIHTIGVGDPQAAGEELLDEEALQDVAKETGGEYFFAADRNQLDSIYKRLDEMSQRKVDNLSYRPKRDLFQWFVAIAMLTAMGYFACSLVLMGFRSRLVSNANRRSESVVEGDAG from the coding sequence ATGATTTTCGCATATCCGTGGTTATTGGCTTTGTTGCCGCTTCCCTTGTTGGTTCGATATTTCTCGCCCAGTCACCAAGAACAGAGAGCCTCGATTCGGGTGCCCATGTTTGACGTCCTGGTCGAGGCCTCGGGGCAGACACCAGCCAGTGGCGCGGTGATCCGACGTCGTAGTTGGATGCAGGCGATTAGCTACATGGTGATCTGGACGTTGTTAGTCGTGGCGGTGGCGCGGCCACAGTTTTTGGAGCCGCCGATCACGAAGCAGGTGCCGACACGAGATTTAATGCTGGCGATTGACTTGTCGGGCTCCATGGAAACTCAGGATTTCAAGAATGCGGCTGGTGAAAAGGTCAATCGTCTCGCCGCAGTCAAAGAAGTGCTCGATGAATTCCTGACCCGGCGCGATGGAGATCGTGTCGGGATGATCGTGTTTGGGACCGGGGCGTTTGTGCAGATTCCGTTTACACAAGACCTGGATGTCTGTCGGCAATTGTTGCAAGAAACTCGGGTGCGGATGGCGGGGCCGCAGACTTCATTTGGCGATGCGATTGGACTGGCGATCACAGTCTTTGAACGTAGTGAGCTACAAGACAAGGTGCTGATTGCGTTAACGGACGGGAACGATACCGGCAGTCGTGTTCCACCCAGCGAGGCGGCTAAAATCGCTGCCGATCAAGGCATTGTGATTCACACGATCGGTGTCGGCGATCCACAGGCTGCAGGCGAAGAGTTGCTCGACGAAGAGGCATTGCAAGACGTCGCAAAAGAAACCGGTGGTGAGTACTTTTTTGCTGCCGATCGCAATCAGTTGGATTCGATTTACAAGCGGCTTGATGAAATGTCACAGCGGAAAGTTGACAACCTTTCCTATCGTCCCAAACGGGATCTGTTTCAATGGTTTGTCGCGATCGCCATGTTAACCGCGATGGGTTATTTCGCGTGTTCATTGGTATTGATGGGTTTCCGAAGCCGATTGGTCTCGAACGCCAATCGACGCAGCGAATCCGTTGTTGAGGGAGACGCTGGATGA
- a CDS encoding VWA domain-containing protein, which translates to MSGLLSLPQFHLLRPWGLLLIPFAVGLWWWIRHRTRPGVELQGQVAPHLLRHLIIQPGKSTILTPVNVLLPVWLLGALAVAGPAWRRQPSPFADDQAQMMIVMRIADSMLTDDLPPSRLERCRVKLAELLVERGGAGTGLIAYNGSAHLVMPVTDDGDVINHMLQALDPTVMPSEGDALVAAIDLASKQLARQAVGGSVLVVTDSVTPTAIAALDSQERSGFPVQFYVPLRTDAALIASGVPIAAKTLSAPVQSVSSDDTDISHLVARADQTLVAANDSDATAWQDEGYFLVPFLLVAGLLWSRRGWSVGL; encoded by the coding sequence ATGAGTGGCTTGCTTTCTTTGCCGCAATTTCATTTGTTGAGACCGTGGGGACTGCTTTTGATCCCTTTCGCGGTTGGGCTGTGGTGGTGGATTCGGCATCGCACTCGGCCGGGTGTTGAATTGCAGGGACAGGTTGCTCCGCATCTGTTGCGGCATCTCATCATTCAGCCTGGGAAGTCGACGATTCTTACTCCCGTGAACGTACTTTTGCCGGTGTGGTTGTTGGGGGCTCTCGCGGTCGCGGGACCGGCGTGGCGTCGCCAGCCGTCTCCGTTCGCCGATGATCAAGCACAGATGATGATCGTGATGCGAATTGCCGATTCCATGCTAACCGATGATCTACCACCGTCTCGACTCGAACGGTGTCGAGTGAAGCTGGCCGAGTTGTTGGTTGAGCGTGGCGGTGCAGGGACGGGATTGATCGCGTACAACGGTTCGGCTCACTTGGTGATGCCGGTTACCGACGACGGGGATGTGATTAACCACATGTTGCAAGCTCTTGATCCAACGGTCATGCCAAGTGAGGGCGATGCCTTGGTGGCGGCGATTGACTTGGCGTCCAAGCAATTGGCGCGGCAAGCCGTTGGTGGGTCAGTTTTGGTGGTTACTGACAGTGTCACGCCTACTGCGATCGCGGCTCTCGACTCGCAAGAGCGTTCAGGATTTCCGGTGCAGTTCTATGTACCGTTGCGTACCGATGCCGCTTTGATTGCATCGGGTGTTCCAATCGCGGCTAAGACACTTTCGGCACCTGTGCAATCCGTTTCGTCTGACGATACGGACATTTCTCATCTTGTTGCTCGGGCTGATCAAACCCTTGTTGCAGCGAACGATTCCGACGCGACGGCATGGCAAGACGAAGGATACTTCTTGGTACCTTTCTTGTTGGTGGCGGGCTTGTTGTGGTCGCGGCGAGGATGGAGCGTGGGATTATGA
- a CDS encoding tetratricopeptide repeat protein — translation MKSGFKGLQLVVLVTAVMVVVGLAAAWSKGRDFWSSPDCRAQRVFQAGDPETAATLFADPNRQGIAQFRAGEFKAAASTFAGLPGPDALFNQATARVMLGEYDRAVALYDQVLDLSPGRTDATTNRAIAAGRAERVKDEGGEMTGGKLGADKIVFSNTPTKSDGGDEVEVEEKTLSDEELRTMWLRQVQTTPGDFLRTKFAFQDAMQADVPEVSDDR, via the coding sequence ATGAAATCGGGTTTCAAAGGCTTGCAGTTGGTAGTGCTAGTCACCGCCGTCATGGTCGTTGTGGGATTGGCTGCTGCATGGAGCAAAGGGCGAGACTTTTGGAGTTCACCGGACTGTCGAGCGCAGCGTGTATTCCAGGCGGGGGACCCGGAAACGGCTGCAACGCTGTTTGCGGATCCGAATCGTCAGGGGATCGCTCAATTTCGTGCTGGTGAGTTCAAAGCGGCTGCGTCCACCTTTGCAGGATTGCCGGGGCCCGACGCGTTGTTCAATCAAGCGACTGCGAGAGTCATGTTGGGTGAATATGACCGTGCCGTCGCGTTGTACGATCAAGTTCTGGACCTGTCGCCTGGCCGCACTGATGCAACTACGAATCGTGCGATTGCGGCAGGCCGAGCGGAAAGGGTGAAAGACGAAGGCGGTGAGATGACGGGTGGGAAACTGGGGGCCGACAAAATTGTGTTCAGTAATACGCCAACGAAGAGCGACGGTGGCGACGAGGTGGAAGTCGAAGAGAAAACGCTGAGCGACGAAGAGTTGCGCACGATGTGGTTGCGTCAGGTACAGACGACCCCAGGCGATTTCTTGCGGACCAAATTTGCGTTTCAAGATGCAATGCAAGCCGACGTGCCGGAGGTGTCTGATGACAGGTAG
- a CDS encoding BatD family protein has product MTGSRFVHRIFSVAMWWGLLALIPIQFVTADDVVVRTQLDPEKTVSIGERVVLKVDVLGKDAWAQLAESPSVRVPGAIVFKPPGQSTRLNETISGDNYTGQRYEWWIYPQRSGLMSIPEFSLSIQSKVFGAKDQPGPVSKSTAAVEIEVARPDGVSDQLEVLATSSLKATQSWSSDTKTLIVGDGITRTVEREIEKGPSLLLSPLDFANLDGVENFVKQPATDDKINRGELTGSRRDEVTYVFEKAGKVQLPNLQVEWFDTEAQELKTETLQGRTLTIQPSPEVAGAQPSSDSIEAGGTRNHRSGWLFVAGALALVLGGVYFYYGAVRNRWLHYLEARSCSEKTLFKRFVASAGSGDAARTLRDLVRWSDVVQDREPAPRLDSLFVAYGDAGDRQRLSELECAVDDQDVRSAKASFDGAGLIACVKVIRSRIRLRQRESVQVAQSVLPPLRG; this is encoded by the coding sequence ATGACAGGTAGCAGATTTGTTCACCGGATTTTTTCGGTCGCGATGTGGTGGGGCCTGCTTGCGCTGATACCAATCCAGTTTGTCACCGCTGACGACGTGGTTGTCCGGACCCAATTGGATCCGGAGAAAACTGTTTCTATCGGCGAGCGTGTCGTCCTGAAGGTCGATGTCTTGGGGAAAGACGCGTGGGCGCAGTTGGCGGAGAGTCCGAGTGTCCGTGTTCCCGGGGCAATTGTTTTTAAGCCGCCCGGCCAAAGTACGCGATTGAACGAGACAATTTCAGGCGACAATTACACAGGCCAACGTTACGAGTGGTGGATCTATCCGCAGCGTTCCGGCTTGATGTCCATTCCGGAGTTTTCGCTGTCGATCCAAAGCAAGGTGTTTGGTGCGAAGGACCAGCCCGGACCGGTCAGCAAGTCAACTGCGGCAGTGGAAATCGAGGTTGCCCGACCGGATGGGGTTTCGGATCAGTTGGAGGTGTTAGCGACGTCATCGCTGAAGGCGACGCAAAGTTGGTCGAGCGACACTAAGACGCTGATCGTCGGGGATGGGATCACGCGAACGGTTGAACGGGAGATCGAAAAGGGCCCCAGTCTATTGTTGTCACCACTGGACTTTGCGAATCTAGACGGTGTTGAAAATTTTGTGAAGCAGCCAGCCACGGACGACAAAATCAACCGCGGCGAACTGACTGGAAGTCGCCGGGACGAAGTCACCTACGTGTTCGAAAAAGCGGGCAAGGTTCAGCTTCCAAACCTTCAGGTTGAATGGTTTGATACGGAAGCTCAAGAATTAAAAACGGAAACGCTCCAAGGGAGAACGCTGACGATTCAGCCGAGCCCGGAGGTCGCTGGTGCTCAACCGTCATCGGATTCCATTGAGGCTGGCGGGACAAGGAATCATCGCTCTGGTTGGCTGTTTGTTGCGGGTGCACTGGCGTTGGTTTTGGGTGGAGTCTACTTCTATTACGGTGCAGTTCGAAACCGATGGTTGCACTACCTCGAAGCACGTTCCTGTTCGGAGAAGACTCTGTTCAAGCGTTTTGTTGCATCGGCTGGTTCAGGCGATGCCGCCAGGACACTGCGTGACTTGGTGCGGTGGTCGGACGTGGTACAGGACCGCGAGCCTGCGCCGCGATTGGATTCCCTCTTCGTTGCCTACGGTGATGCGGGCGATCGACAGCGACTGTCCGAACTGGAATGTGCGGTTGATGATCAGGATGTCCGCAGCGCGAAGGCGAGCTTTGATGGGGCAGGTTTGATTGCGTGCGTGAAAGTGATTCGATCCCGGATTCGGTTGCGGCAACGTGAATCGGTCCAAGTGGCTCAGTCAGTTTTGCCACCTTTGCGAGGCTAG
- a CDS encoding META domain-containing protein, which translates to MPSWNDSKSKQAIVGFVETVTTEGSDGFVPVEQRIATFDNDGTLWAEQPMYVQAFFVFDRVKALAPQHPEWKTTEPFASVLKGDLKSVLAGGHESLLEIVMASHAGMTTDEFDKIATDWMNTTRHPKTGRLFTEMVYQPMLELLDYLRANDFKTFIVSGGGIDFMRPWTERVYGIPPEQVVGSSVKAKFAVVDGVPVIQRLPEINFIDDKAGKPVGIQNHIGQRPIFAAGNSDGDFEMMQWTTAGEGSRFAMYVHHTDADREWAYDRESSVGRLDRGLDEGPELGWTIVDMKQDWNQIYPAIEANASTSNVLFGKWLAEDIGNHGVLDRAQSTFVVEEDGSVSGSTAVNRYRGKATIQGDEIKFGPLIATRRAAPRALMDQEARFLKALEGVVGYRIDANGLLYLIDAEGVDQIRFSAMSE; encoded by the coding sequence TTGCCATCTTGGAATGATTCAAAATCGAAACAGGCTATCGTTGGCTTTGTGGAGACCGTCACGACGGAAGGATCCGATGGATTTGTGCCTGTTGAGCAACGCATTGCAACGTTCGACAATGACGGCACGCTATGGGCGGAACAGCCGATGTACGTGCAGGCGTTCTTTGTTTTCGATCGGGTCAAAGCTCTTGCGCCCCAGCATCCCGAGTGGAAGACAACGGAGCCCTTTGCGTCGGTGTTGAAGGGGGATTTAAAGTCCGTGTTGGCGGGAGGGCATGAGTCCTTGCTGGAAATTGTGATGGCTTCACACGCAGGCATGACCACGGACGAGTTCGATAAGATCGCTACCGACTGGATGAACACGACCCGCCATCCCAAGACAGGTCGATTGTTTACCGAAATGGTTTACCAACCCATGTTGGAATTGCTTGACTATTTGCGAGCCAACGATTTTAAAACCTTCATCGTCTCAGGTGGAGGGATCGATTTCATGCGACCTTGGACAGAACGCGTTTACGGTATCCCGCCTGAACAGGTCGTTGGCAGTAGCGTGAAAGCCAAATTCGCCGTGGTTGATGGTGTTCCTGTGATTCAGCGATTGCCTGAAATCAATTTTATTGATGACAAGGCGGGCAAGCCGGTCGGGATTCAGAACCATATCGGACAACGTCCGATCTTTGCGGCCGGAAACTCCGATGGGGACTTTGAAATGATGCAGTGGACAACGGCAGGCGAGGGATCTCGTTTCGCAATGTACGTGCATCATACTGATGCTGACCGAGAGTGGGCGTATGACCGCGAGTCCTCGGTGGGAAGATTGGATCGGGGGCTCGACGAGGGGCCTGAGCTAGGCTGGACGATCGTTGATATGAAACAGGATTGGAACCAGATTTATCCAGCGATTGAGGCTAACGCATCCACCAGCAATGTCTTGTTTGGAAAATGGCTTGCCGAAGATATCGGGAACCACGGTGTGCTAGATCGGGCTCAGTCAACATTCGTCGTCGAAGAAGACGGATCAGTAAGCGGTTCCACGGCTGTTAATCGATACCGCGGCAAGGCAACGATCCAAGGCGATGAAATCAAGTTTGGCCCGCTGATCGCCACTCGAAGAGCCGCACCACGTGCGTTAATGGACCAGGAAGCACGGTTTTTGAAAGCACTGGAAGGCGTGGTCGGGTACCGAATCGACGCGAACGGTTTGTTGTATTTGATCGATGCAGAGGGCGTCGATCAGATCCGTTTTTCGGCCATGTCTGAGTGA